In one Corallococcus sp. EGB genomic region, the following are encoded:
- a CDS encoding aldo/keto reductase, translating into METRKLGRQGLTVSALGLGCMGMSDFYAGRDDAESEATLLHALERGITFFDTADAYGPGRNEELVGRVLGPHRQRIVLATKFGLVRDPANPQSRGVNGRPEYVKQACDASLKRLGMDVIDLYYLHRVDPKTPIEDTVGAMADLVKAGKVRFLGLSEVNSETLRRACAVHPITALQSEYSLWSRDPEDGVLQTCRELGVGFVPYSPLGRGFLTGQFKRFEDLPEDDYRRHSPRFQGENFQRNLKLVEHIDRLATQKGCTPAQLALAWVLSRGEDVVPIPGTKRRKYLDDNLGALNVKLTQKDLADIEAIAPPGVAAGERYPTAMQGFVQADKQKEAR; encoded by the coding sequence ATGGAGACTCGGAAGCTGGGCAGGCAGGGCCTCACCGTTTCGGCGCTGGGCCTGGGCTGCATGGGCATGTCGGACTTCTACGCGGGCCGTGACGACGCGGAGTCGGAGGCCACGCTGCTCCATGCGCTGGAGCGGGGCATCACCTTCTTCGACACGGCGGACGCCTACGGCCCCGGCCGCAACGAGGAGCTGGTGGGCCGCGTGCTGGGCCCCCACCGCCAGCGCATCGTCCTGGCCACGAAGTTCGGCCTCGTGCGCGACCCGGCCAATCCCCAGTCGCGCGGCGTCAACGGCCGGCCTGAGTACGTGAAGCAGGCGTGCGACGCGAGCCTGAAGCGCCTGGGAATGGACGTCATCGACCTGTACTACCTGCACCGGGTGGATCCGAAGACGCCCATCGAGGACACGGTGGGCGCGATGGCGGACCTGGTGAAGGCCGGCAAGGTGCGCTTCCTGGGGCTGTCGGAGGTGAACTCGGAGACGCTGCGCCGCGCGTGCGCCGTGCACCCCATCACCGCGCTCCAGTCGGAGTACTCGCTGTGGAGCCGCGATCCGGAGGACGGCGTGCTCCAGACGTGCCGCGAGCTGGGCGTGGGCTTCGTGCCCTACAGCCCGCTGGGCCGCGGCTTCCTCACCGGCCAGTTCAAGCGCTTCGAGGACCTGCCGGAGGACGACTACCGCCGCCACTCGCCCCGCTTCCAGGGGGAGAACTTCCAGCGCAACCTGAAGCTGGTGGAGCACATCGACCGGCTCGCGACGCAGAAGGGGTGCACGCCCGCGCAGCTCGCGCTCGCCTGGGTGCTGTCGCGCGGCGAGGACGTGGTCCCCATCCCCGGCACCAAGCGCCGCAAGTACCTGGACGACAACCTGGGCGCGCTGAACGTGAAGCTCACGCAGAAGGACCTGGCGGACATCGAAGCCATCGCGCCACCGGGCGTGGCCGCGGGCGAGCGCTACCCCACCGCCATGCAGGGCTTCGTCCAGGCAGACAAGCAGAAGGAGGCACGCTGA